In one window of Juglans regia cultivar Chandler chromosome 3, Walnut 2.0, whole genome shotgun sequence DNA:
- the LOC108984785 gene encoding pentatricopeptide repeat-containing protein At5g12100, mitochondrial yields MARWVHLLPKFLVTIQIKLRYPISFPLSRCVCSASAPENTSETTLTENQNPTTTALQDQQRHEQVRKLRILLQQDRTDTAEKVIKSLILSKVPFSSPSDLFTLFALSSPSMKTSFSDILLAVCSESKMATEAIELYRLMKKDGTFPSVASFNLLLESSVASKQFQMTLDLFSEVVGSGIRPNRSTYGKAVLAAVKLGDLSRALELLDSMKKSRVSPNVFVYNVVLGGLCKERRMRDAEKLFDEMLKRNLVPSLITYNTLIDGYCKTGELEAAFGLRHRMKAENVEPSQVTFNSLLSGFCRARRMDDAKKVLEEMESLGFAPDGFTYSILFYGNSRRGDGEASLALYEEAIGKGVKFNNYTSSIFLNGLCKEGKMEKVEEMLKKLMDNGLVPDEVMYNTIVHGYCQKGDVDRAILVLEDMENHGLKMNCITFNTLIDKFCAMREMDKAEEWVKKMVEKGVYPNVQTYNTLIDGYGRMCLFDRCFQILEEIENKGMKPNVVSYGSLINCLCKDGKLLEAEIILRDMVGRGVLPNAKIYNMLIDGSCAAGKLQDAFRFFDEMVQNGIGATLVTYNALINGLCKKGRAIEAENLVPQITSCGYSPDVITYNSLISGYSNTKNTQKWLSLYDNMKKLGIKPTLKTYHILLSACEEDKVLLERLFDEMLQMGLAPDLLVYNATIQCYAKQGDVQKAFALHREMIDQGIHADKMTYNSLILGHFREGKLSGVKDLVNDMKAKGLVPKADTFNILVKGHCEQKDFSGAYDWYREMANNGFLLTTCTCIELTAGLRQEGRLQEAQIVCSEMKIKLPEDCSSNEDLSAVAKMSRDVRCG; encoded by the coding sequence ATGGCAAGGTGGGTCCATCTTCTTCCCAAGTTCCTCGTCACTATCCAAATCAAACTCAGATACCCCAtctcattccctctctctcggtgtGTCTGCTCGGCCTCTGCCCCTGAAAATACTAGCGAGACCACCCTAACAGAGAATCAGAACCCTACTACTACCGCCCTTCAAGACCAACAGCGCCATGAACAAGTTCGAAAGCTCCGAATCCTTCTCCAACAGGACCGTACGGATACTGCCGAGAAGGTCATCAAGTCCCTCATTCTCTCCAAAGTTCCTTTCTCTTCGCCCTCCGATCTTTTTACTCTCTTTGCTCTCTCTTCGCCCTCCATGAAAACCTCTTTCTCGGACATACTCTTGGCAGTTTGCTCAGAGTCCAAAATGGCAACCGAAGCCATAGAGTTGTACAGATTAATGAAAAAAGACGGTACGTTTCCTTCTGTGGCTTCTTTCAATCTGTTGCTTGAATCATCGGTGGCTTCGAAACAGTTTCAGATGACGTTGGATTTGTTTTCTGAGGTAGTAGGGTCGGGTATTCGACCTAATAGGTCCACGTATGGAAAGGCAGTTCTTGCGGCGGTGAAATTGGGGGATCTGAGTAGGGCCCTTGAGTTGCTTGATAGTATGAAAAAGAGCAGGGTTAGTCCTAACGTGTTTGTTTACAATGTAGTGCTTGGTGGTTTGTGTAAAGAGAGGAGAATGAGGGATGCGGAAAagttgtttgatgaaatgctGAAGAGGAATTTGGTGCCGAGTTTGATTACGTATAATACGCTGATTGATGGATATTGTAAGACGGGAGAATTGGAGGCTGCTTTTGGTTTGAGACACAGGATGAAGGCGGAGAATGTAGAGCCCAGTCAAGTTACATTCAATTCATTGCTCAGTGGGTTTTGTCGGGCACGGAGAATGGATGATGCAAAGAAGGTATTGGAAGAAATGGAGTCCCTTGGATTTGCGCCCGATGGCTTTACCTATAGCATTCTTTTTTATGGGAATTCTAGGCGTGGCGATGGTGAGGCTTCATTGGCTTTGTATGAAGAAGCAATTGGCAAAGGGGTGAAGTTTAATAACTATACTTCTAGCATTTTTTTGAACGGATTGTGCAAAGAAGGGAAGATGGAGAAGGTAGAGGAGATGTTGAAGAAACTAATGGATAATGGACTTGTTCCGGATGAGGTAATGTATAACACAATTGTGCATGGATATTGTCAGAAGGGTGATGTGGACAGAGCCATTTTGGTGCTTGAAGATATGGAAAATCATGGGTTGAAGATGAACTGCATTACTTTTAATACTTTGATCGACAAGTTTTGTGCAATGAGGGAGATGGATAAGGCGGAGGAGTGGGTAAAGAAGATGGTAGAGAAGGGTGTTTACCCAAATGTTCAGACATATAACACCCTTATTGATGGCTATGGGCGGATGTGCTTGTTCGATAGGTGTTTCCAGATTCttgaagaaatagaaaataaagggATGAAACCAAATGTTGTCAGCTATGGTTCTCTCATAAATTGTCTATGCAAGGATGGTAAGCTTCTCGAAGCTGAAATAATTCTCAGGGATATGGTAGGAAGGGGGGTTTTACCAAAcgcaaaaatttataatatgctCATTGATGGTAGTTGTGCAGCGGGGAAATTGCAAGATGCTTTTAGGTTTTTTGATGAGATGGTGCAAAATGGGATAGGGGCAACACTTGTAACCTACAATGCGCTCATTAATGGCCTCTGCAAAAAGGGAAGGGCGATAGAAGCTGAGAATTTGGTTCCCCAAATCACAAGTTGCGGTTATAGTCCGGATGTAATCACATACAACTCCCTAATCTCAGGGTATTCCAATACAAAAAACACCCAGAAATGGCTCAGCTTGTATGATAATATGAAGAAGTTGGGCATTAAACCTactttaaaaacatatcatattCTACTTAGTGCATGTGAGGAAGATAAGGTGCTTTTAGAGAGATTGTTTGACGAAATGTTACAGATGGGTCTGGCTCCTGATCTACTTGTATATAATGCAACTATCCAGTGTTATGCAAAACAGGGTGATGTTCAGAAGGCTTTTGCTTTGCACCGTGAGATGATAGACCAGGGTATTCATGCTGACAAGATGACCTATAATAGCTTGATTCTGGGACATTTTAGAGAGGGAAAGTTGTCAGGGGTGAAGGATCTGGTTAATGATATGAAGGCTAAAGGATTGGTCCCAAAAGCCGATACTTTTAACATACTTGTTAAGGGGCATTGCGAGCAGAAGGATTTCAGTGGGGCATATGATTGGTACAGAGAAATGGCCAATAATGGTTTCCTCCTTACTACCTGTACATGCATCGAGCTCACTGCTGGCCTTCGCCAGGAGGGGAGGTTGCAAGAGGCCCAGATTGTCTGCTCcgaaatgaaaattaaactaCCGGAAGATTGCAGCAGTAACGAAGATCTTTCTGCTGTTGCCAAAATGTCGAGGGATGTTCGGTGTGGTTAA
- the LOC108984786 gene encoding peroxiredoxin-2E-2, chloroplastic-like, whose product MAASLSVSRLLLSSPSVLALSTKTSLFHTAKTLSAKPSFTSLPFKLHHRSKPLKFSTATTKSTISATIAVGDKLPESTLSYLDSDGELQTTTISDLTKNKKAILFAVPGAFTPTCSQKHLPGFVEKSKELKAKGVDTIACISVNDAFVMKAWKENLKINDEVLLLSDGNGDFTRAIGCELDLSDKPVGLGVRSRRYALLAEDGVVKVLNLEEGGAFTFSGAEDMLKAL is encoded by the coding sequence ATGGCTGCCTCTCTCTCCGTCTCAAGGCTCCTCCTCTCATCCCCTAGCGTCCTCGCCCTCTCCACCAAAACTTCTCTCTTCCACACCGCCAAAACCCTCTCCGCCAAACCGTCTTTCACTTCACTCCCATTCAAACTCCATCACCGCTCAAAACCCCTCAAATTCTCCACCGCCACCACCAAATCCACAATATCCGCCACCATCGCAGTTGGCGACAAGCTCCCCGAATCCACGCTCTCCTACCTCGACTCCGACGGTGAGCTCCAGACCACAACCATTTCTGACCTCACCAAGAACAAGAAGGCCATCCTCTTCGCTGTTCCCGGCGCCTTCACCCCCACCTGCTCCCAGAAGCACCTCCCTGGATTCGTCGAGAAGTCCAAGGAACTCAAGGCCAAAGGGGTAGACACCATCGCCTGTATCTCGGTCAATGATGCCTTCGTCATGAAGGCCTGGAAGGAGAACCTCAAGATCAACGACGAGGTGCTCCTGCTGTCTGATGGGAATGGGGATTTCACCAGGGCTATTGGGTGCGAGCTCGATTTGAGCGATAAGCCCGTGGGGTTGGGTGTGAGGTCCAGAAGGTATGCGCTCTTGGCCGAAGATGGGGTTGTCAAAGTCTTGAATTTGGAGGAGGGCGGTGCGTTTACATTCAGTGGAGCTGAGGATATGCTCAAAGCTCTATGA